The Candidatus Thermoplasmatota archaeon sequence ACGTCCTCGTACGTCGGGTTCGGGACGTCGCCGCCCGCGTAGCCGGACACGACGCGCTCCACGCCCTCGATCTCGCGGAAGACGGCTTCGAGGCACCAGAAGCAGCCGCCGCCCAGGGTCGCCGTTTCGCGGGCCATGCAAGGCCATGGCGCGGCCGTGGGATGAACCTGCCGCGCCCCTAGACGCGCACGAGGCGGAAGCCGATCTCGGTCCCAAGCTCCTGGTCGTACCCGAGCTTGATGTTGAGGTAACCCATGGCCTCCAGCCAGCGGGCGTTCTGCAGCGGTCCTGCGTCGACGCTCTCGAAGCCAAGCGCACCGGCCATCTTGAGGACCTGGTCCTTCGCCTCCTCGTCGTCGCCGGCGGCCAGGACGGACAAGGGCTCCCCGTTCACCTTGCCTTCGCGCATGCGGTCGGCGAACACCGTGTTGAACGCCTTCACGACTTTGGCCTCGGGCGCCTTGTTTTGCAGCTGCTCGGCGCCGCTTTGCTTCTTCACCTCGACGGCGAAATCGTACTCGGGCGTGAGGGCGTTCGTGGGATCGACGAGGATCTTGCCGCGGAGGGCGTCGGCGCCCATGAAGCGGATCGCGTTCTCCCGCTCGCCGAAAGGAACGGCCAGCACGATGACGTCCGCCCGCGAGGCGACCTCGCGCACGCGCCGCTCGTCGCGGCCGGTCGTCTCGACCTCGTAGCCCGCTCGCCGCAAGCCCTCCGCAAGCGCGGTGCCCACGTTGCCCTCGCCGATCATGCCGACCTTGGGCTTTGCCATGACCTTGACCCGCGCCTCCTTCGGACACGCGCGGCTTAGCGGTTGGGGGACAGGTCTTGGGGCCCGCCGGTGAGCGCCCGCAGGAGGGCGGCGTCCTCCGCCGAGAGCTCGAAATCCACGATGGCAAGATCCTCCTCCATGTGCCGCCGCGATGTCGTTCCGGTGAGCAAGACCATGCCCGCCTCAAGGCAATGGCGAAGGACCACCTGCTCGGGCGTCTTTCCGACGCGCCGCGCGACCTCGCGAACGCGCGGGTCTTGCACGACGCGCGGGATCGCCGTGAGCAGCGAGAAGCCCTCGTACGCAAGGCCGTGCTCGCGGCAGAAACGCCGCACCGCGCCGTCGGCTTGCGGCCACACGAACGTGCGGTTCTGAACGAGCTTCGGGCGCACCGAGGCCTTCTCCCAAAGCTCCGCAAGCTGGGCGGCGGTGACGTTCGAGACTCCAAGCAGCCGGGTCTTTCCTGCGCGCTGCGCGTCCTCCATCGCGCGCCACGTCTGCCAATCGAGATCGGACACTCCGTGGCGCACCGAAGGCCCGTGCAGGAGGTAGGCATCCAGCTGCTCGACGCCAAGGTGCGCAAGCGAGCTTTCGATCGATTGCTCGACCTGCTTTGCAGGCGCCGCACGGGGATCGTAGGGAAGGCGATGGTCCTGGCTCGTGACGTACGTGAACTTCGTCTGGAGGAAAACCGCATCGCGCGTCACGCGGCCTTCCCGCACGGCCTCCTGGACGGCTTCGCCCACGGCCGCCTCGAAGTAATGGCGCCGCTGGTTGGCCGTGTCGATGCCGCGGAAACCGGCTTCGAGCGCTTGGAGAACGAGGGCCTTCGTGCGTTCCTCCTTCCAGGCGGTGCCGTAGATGAGCGCCGGGACGCTCACGCCTTCAACGACGAAATGGGGAACGGGCACGGCGCGGGGGACAAAGCCTTGGCATGGCTTGGCGTTTTGGACTTCAAAAGCTTCGGATCATCCTTGGAAGAACCGCTAAATGGCCGGCCGCGCAGAACGTTTCCCGCTTGACGCCCGCAACCCTCTGCGACGCCTGCGAAGGCATCCACGGCGTCGGGAAGCCCTGCCCACGATGGTTTGCGATCCCTCGACGCCTGTTCCTCCTCGAACGCCAACGCTGGACCTGCGGCATCTGCCACCTGCCCATCACCTCGGCAAACGACGCCTCGATCGACCACATCCTGCCCAAAAGCCACGGCGGCACGGACGTCCTTGCGAACCTCCAGGCGGCGCACAAGGAGTGCAACAACCGCAAGGCGAGCCGGGTGTTCCCGGTGTGGGTGTTCGCGGGGGTGTGGACGGGCGCCGACGAGCGCCCGGGTTCGGCCGGAGGCAGCTAGGCGAGCGACACGCGTTCAAGTCACGGCCACGCCGCCCGATGCTACGCGTGGCCGGCTAGGGAGTGCCCCCGTTAAGGACCGCCGGCGCCATGCCGGTCCGGGGGAAGAAGCTTGGTACGTTACTACAGCGACGACGGCGTGTTCGACGGCCCGGTGCAGAAGGTCTGGCGCCTCATCGAGGCCCACGGCGAGCGATTGGCGGAGATCCACCCGAACGTGGTAAGCCACAAGGGCATCCCGCAAGCCGACGGCTCGACGCGCTTGGACGTCGTCACCCGCATGCCCGACGGCACCAAGGTCGGCCACACGTGGCGCATCCTTTTCCGCCCGCCCTACTCGCAGATCATCGAGATCCTGGACGGGCCGCTCAAGGGCTCCTGGATGACGATCACCTACGTGCCCGAGGGCAACCGCACGCGAGCCGTCACGGTGTCCGAGTACCGCGTCCAGGGCGTGACCGACGAATCCACGCTGCAGAAAATGGCCCAGGAATACTTCGACGGTGCCTACGACGAGGACGCGCGGTTCCTGAAGATGCTGTAGGCGGGCGCGGCACGGCTCGCGAGGGCCCGCCCTCACGCCGGCGCAAACTTGTACCCGTAGTGCAGCACGCCGGCCTCGCCGTCCTGGTTGATGCGCCGGAACACCATCTTGACCTTCATCCCGACCTTGACCTTCTCCGTCGGAACGTCCACGATCTGCGTCGTGAGCCGCGGGCCTTCCTTGAGCTTCACGATGGCGATGACGTAGGGCGCTTGGAGCTCGAAGCCGGCGGGGGGCGTGTGCACGATGGAGTACGTCTCCACCGTGCCTTCGCCCGCGAGCTGGAGGGCCTTCATCTTGCCCACGGACAGGTGCCGGCATTTGGGGCAGAGGCTTCGCGCGGGGAAGATGGCCTCGCCGCAGTTGCCGCACGAGACGCCTTGCAGCTGGTAGCGCTGGGGGATGCTGCGCCAGAATTTCGCGGCTTGCATCTAGATCGCCTCCAACACATGAACGACCGCCGTTCCGCCGGATCCTCCGACGTTGTGCGCAAGGCCGACGCGCGCGTTTGGAACCTGTCGAGCGCCGCACTCGCCGCGCAATTGCCAGACGATCTCGGCCGCCTGCGCGATGCCCGTGGCGCCCGGCGGGTGCCCGCGGGCCTTCAAGCCTCCGCTCGTGTTGACGGGCTTCTCGCCCTTCACGGTCGTGCGGCCCTTCTCCGTGGCCGGGCCGCCTTCGCCTTTCTTGAAGAATCCGAGGTCCTCGATCGCGAGGATCTCGCCGATCGTGAAGCTGTCGTGCACCTCGGCGACTTGGATGTCGCGCGCGGTCTTTCCCGCCTGCTTGTAGGCGCGCGCGGCGGCGACCTTCGTGGCGGCAAGCTCGGTGAAGCTTGCGCGGTCGTGCAGCGCAAACGTGTCGCTTGCCTGGCCCGAGCCTGCGATCTTGACGATGGGGCGCCCGTCGTTGTGCCGGCGCGCGACGTCGACGCTCGTGAGGACAAGCGCGGCCGCGCCGTCGCCCGTGCTCGCCGAGTCGAACAGCCGCAGCGGGTCGGCGACCATGGGCGAGGAGAGCACCGTGTCGACGGTGATCTTGTTGCCGTAGGCCGCGACGGGGTTCATGCTGCCGTGCTCGTGGTTCTTCACGGCGACGGCGGCCAATTGCTCGCGCGTGGTGCCGTAGGCCTGCATGTGCGAGCGGGCCATCATGGCGTACAGCGAGGGGAACGTGGCGCCAAAGAACGCCTCCCACTCCTGGTCGGCGACGGTCGCAAGCGTGTTTGTCGCCTCCTGGTCGATCACGTCCATCATCTTCTCGACGCCGCCCACGACGACGACGTCGTGCGCGCCCGAGGCGATGGCCATGTAGGCCTGGCGCAGCGCCACGCCGCCCGAGGCGTCGGCGGCCTCGATGCGCGTGGCGGGGATGTTCGTGGCGGCAAGGCCCGCCTCGTCGACGACAAGCGGCCCGATGTGCTCCTGGCCGATGAGGCGGCCGGCGCTCATGGAGCCCACGTACATGGCCTCGATCTTGTCGCCGGGGATCTTCGCGTCCTTGACGGCGGCAAGGCCCGCCTCCGTGATGAGCTGGCGGAAGCTCCGTTCCCACAGCTCGCCGAACTTCGTGACTCCCACTCCGAGGATCGCAACGTCTCGCATGTCACTCCCTCCTAGCCGATGGCCCCCCGATGGATCTTGCCGCGGAACTTCGCGTACACGGCGTAGTCGACGTACTCCTTGCGCGCGATGAGGTCGCGCATGCTCGGCGTGCCCTCGCGCCGGAGGTTTGCGATCTCCGGCGTGACGGTGATGTCGAAGGCGTCGGCGCCGGCGCCCGAGCCGTAGGCGCACATGAAGATGCGGTCGCCCGGGGCCGCCTCGTCGAGCACGGCGCAGAGGCCCAGCATGGCCGAGCCCGAATACGTGTTGCCGATGATCGGCGTAAGAAGGCCCGTCTTGAACTGCTCGTCCTTGAAGCCGAGCTTCTTGGCCGCGCGGGTGGGGAACTTTCCGTTGGGCTGGTGGAGCACGGCGTAGCGGTAGTCGCCGGGCTTCGTCGCTTGGCGCTCCATGAGGCGCGCGGCGGCCGAGAGCACGTGGCGGAAGTACGCGGGCTCGCCCGTGAAGCGCTGCGCGTGCGTGGGGTACTTCTGCCCCTCGCGGCGCCAGAAGTCGGGCGTGTCGGTCGTAAACGAGCACGTGTCGTTGATCGCGGCGACGACACGCTTCGTGCCGAGCACGAAGGCGGCCGCGCCCGCCGAGGCCGAGTATTCAAGCGCGTCGCCGGGCGCGCCTTGGCTCGTGTCCGCGCCGACGGCCAGCCCGTACTCGATCATGCCCGAGCCCACCATGCCAAGCGCCGACTGGAGACCCACCGTGCCGGCCTTGCAGGCGAACTCGAAGTCGCCGGCCGTAAGGTACGGCGAGGCTCCGAGGGCCTCGCAAAGGACCGTGGCGGAGGGCTTCACCGCGTACGGGTGGCTCTCGCTCCCGACGAAGATCGCGCCGATCTTCGTGGGCTCGATCTCGCCGCGCCGGATGGCGATGCGCGAGGCCTCGACCGAGAGCGTGATCGTGTCCTCGTCGGGCGAGGGCACGCTCTTCTCGAGGACGCCCAAGCCCTTCGTGATCGTCGTGGGCTCCTCGCCCCAGACGCGCGCGATCTCCTCGGACTTGATGCGGTAGCGCGGGATGAAGCCGCCGTAGCTTACGATGCCTCGTGTCGTCGTCATGCGGGCACTTCCTTTCAGAGTTCCTTGAGGTTCTGGATGAGCTTGTCAAGCGGCATGCGCGTCACGGCGAGCGGGATGTTCTCGCTGTCGGCGAGCTTGAGCGCAAGCTCGTCGATGCGCGGCGCCGGGTCGTGGAACACGACGAGCGCGGGCTTCATCGGGTGCACGCGGATGGCCACCATGGGCGAGCGGCCGGCCGTCACGCCGGTGAAGATGAGCGCCCGCTCGCTCGACCACCCGTAGATGCGCGGGTATTCGGCGCTCGTGAGGCCCGTGATGGCCTTCATGGAATCGATGACCGTGTACCCTTTGAGCTCGCGCACGAGCGACTCGCCGGCGCGCACGACCTCGGCGTCTGTCGCCTCCAGCAGCCGGGCGGTCGGAACGGGCACGTAGAGCTCGCGGATGTCGAGGATGGCGTCGTCGGCGGCGCCCTCGGTGGCCACGCGGAAGCTCCGGACGACGCGCCCGCCGCGCCGCTCGTCGTGCGACAGAAGGGCGGCGACGAGCTTGCGGACCGTGTGGGTGCCGGGGCTGCGCCGGCGGCCGGACTCGTAGTCGGAGACGACGCTTGGGCCCACGCCAAGCTGCGCGGCGAGGTCCGTTTGGCTAAGGCCAAAGGTCTCGCGCCAC is a genomic window containing:
- a CDS encoding hydroxymethylglutaryl-CoA synthase, translating into MTTTRGIVSYGGFIPRYRIKSEEIARVWGEEPTTITKGLGVLEKSVPSPDEDTITLSVEASRIAIRRGEIEPTKIGAIFVGSESHPYAVKPSATVLCEALGASPYLTAGDFEFACKAGTVGLQSALGMVGSGMIEYGLAVGADTSQGAPGDALEYSASAGAAAFVLGTKRVVAAINDTCSFTTDTPDFWRREGQKYPTHAQRFTGEPAYFRHVLSAAARLMERQATKPGDYRYAVLHQPNGKFPTRAAKKLGFKDEQFKTGLLTPIIGNTYSGSAMLGLCAVLDEAAPGDRIFMCAYGSGAGADAFDITVTPEIANLRREGTPSMRDLIARKEYVDYAVYAKFRGKIHRGAIG
- a CDS encoding thiolase domain-containing protein, yielding MRDVAILGVGVTKFGELWERSFRQLITEAGLAAVKDAKIPGDKIEAMYVGSMSAGRLIGQEHIGPLVVDEAGLAATNIPATRIEAADASGGVALRQAYMAIASGAHDVVVVGGVEKMMDVIDQEATNTLATVADQEWEAFFGATFPSLYAMMARSHMQAYGTTREQLAAVAVKNHEHGSMNPVAAYGNKITVDTVLSSPMVADPLRLFDSASTGDGAAALVLTSVDVARRHNDGRPIVKIAGSGQASDTFALHDRASFTELAATKVAAARAYKQAGKTARDIQVAEVHDSFTIGEILAIEDLGFFKKGEGGPATEKGRTTVKGEKPVNTSGGLKARGHPPGATGIAQAAEIVWQLRGECGARQVPNARVGLAHNVGGSGGTAVVHVLEAI
- a CDS encoding helix-turn-helix domain-containing protein, which translates into the protein MAQADGRVIASAQSTRLRVAEKIAGEITLSPEPGATIRKWRETFGLSQTDLAAQLGVGPSVVSDYESGRRRSPGTHTVRKLVAALLSHDERRGGRVVRSFRVATEGAADDAILDIRELYVPVPTARLLEATDAEVVRAGESLVRELKGYTVIDSMKAITGLTSAEYPRIYGWSSERALIFTGVTAGRSPMVAIRVHPMKPALVVFHDPAPRIDELALKLADSENIPLAVTRMPLDKLIQNLKEL
- a CDS encoding Zn-ribbon domain-containing OB-fold protein → MQAAKFWRSIPQRYQLQGVSCGNCGEAIFPARSLCPKCRHLSVGKMKALQLAGEGTVETYSIVHTPPAGFELQAPYVIAIVKLKEGPRLTTQIVDVPTEKVKVGMKVKMVFRRINQDGEAGVLHYGYKFAPA
- a CDS encoding aldo/keto reductase, with protein sequence MPVPHFVVEGVSVPALIYGTAWKEERTKALVLQALEAGFRGIDTANQRRHYFEAAVGEAVQEAVREGRVTRDAVFLQTKFTYVTSQDHRLPYDPRAAPAKQVEQSIESSLAHLGVEQLDAYLLHGPSVRHGVSDLDWQTWRAMEDAQRAGKTRLLGVSNVTAAQLAELWEKASVRPKLVQNRTFVWPQADGAVRRFCREHGLAYEGFSLLTAIPRVVQDPRVREVARRVGKTPEQVVLRHCLEAGMVLLTGTTSRRHMEEDLAIVDFELSAEDAALLRALTGGPQDLSPNR
- a CDS encoding NAD(P)-binding domain-containing protein, translated to MAKPKVGMIGEGNVGTALAEGLRRAGYEVETTGRDERRVREVASRADVIVLAVPFGERENAIRFMGADALRGKILVDPTNALTPEYDFAVEVKKQSGAEQLQNKAPEAKVVKAFNTVFADRMREGKVNGEPLSVLAAGDDEEAKDQVLKMAGALGFESVDAGPLQNARWLEAMGYLNIKLGYDQELGTEIGFRLVRV
- a CDS encoding HNH endonuclease signature motif containing protein, which codes for MTPATLCDACEGIHGVGKPCPRWFAIPRRLFLLERQRWTCGICHLPITSANDASIDHILPKSHGGTDVLANLQAAHKECNNRKASRVFPVWVFAGVWTGADERPGSAGGS
- a CDS encoding peptide-methionine (S)-S-oxide reductase, yielding MARETATLGGGCFWCLEAVFREIEGVERVVSGYAGGDVPNPTYEDV